The Macaca thibetana thibetana isolate TM-01 chromosome 5, ASM2454274v1, whole genome shotgun sequence genomic sequence CCACTCATCTCAAAATatcaagaggaagagagagactaTTTATACAAACTAATTATTTAATAGTTTCCTCAGAgacagttaaaacaaaacaatcctgcatgaaattaatacaaaatatgcTGAGTATGTGCAAAACAGTATTGATACTGTCAGTGCACTTCTTAATGCTCTTGTTTCCATGTACAGTGTGtgatatgtaattatatttagtatatttttttcatagaaactgtgaagtaaaacaataaatttcaaTATAAACTCAATAAATTTCAGTATAAGTTCATATGGCTTTATATCATTTTTACTTTCCCTAATGTTTTCCTCCTTGAAGTGAAATATGTCTAATGGTTAAACAGGTACtaaatctccaaaaaaagaaatttagacttGAAAAGGTAAGTTTTGAAAGATGTTTTGTGACAAGAAGAAAGGAATCTTGTATCACGACCTCTTCTTATTGTAATAAACTGAAGGAGTCTCATTTATCGGATTTTGCAGCTTCCAGCCTCAGATGTAATTaatctctttttcccttctttcctgttctaacAAACTTCAAGACACAAAACAGACATTTTGTGATGATGAAAATCACAGTTGCCACACAGGCCAACAGGAACCCAATCACATCCAAAGAGTGGTACTGGAACCAGGTGAGGTCGTAGGCAGCAACCCGAAGGTGTTTGGCTCCTTTATGGCGCATGACAAATTCAATCCAGAAGACTGCTCGATCCAGGGGCTTCACTGGTTGATCATGATGAATGCTTGATAATTTCATAGCATTCTCTTTATATCTAAATGATAAGCATAAAGGTATCAACATtgacatgtaccctagaacttaaagtataataataataataaattaaaaaaataataaaaaaagaaagtaagttaattaggccaggcatgatggctcacacctgtatcccagtaatttgggaggccgaggaaggtggatcacaaggtcaggagatcaagaccaccctggctaaccgGGTGTAACCCTGtgtctagtttaaaaaaaaaaaaaattacccaggcatggtggcacacacctgtagtcccagctacttgggaggctgagacaggaggatcacttgaacccaagatgggaggttgcagtgagccaaaatcacaccactgcactccactccagcctggtgacagagtgagaccccctctcaaaaaaaaaaaaaaaaaaaaaaaagtaacttaatTTGCCTGAGCATATCGTCAATGAAAGGTTTTTCAAGTATCATATGATTCAAAGTAAATGTAATAGAATTGACATAGAATTTGTGTATTTTAACTTGAGTCATCATAGAAAGTTTGGattttaaattggatttcataattgacaaatatttttaaagtaaaaatggaagTTCAGGTGAGAGAGTTAATTATTGAGGTAGAGAACATatgagcattttatttcttttaatttttagtttttttgagtacatagtaggtgtatatatttatgaggtacatgagatgttttgatgcaggctgttatgtgaaataatcacatcatgaagaAAAGGGTACCCATCGCTTAGGCATTTATGCTTTGTCTTATGAAATATACAATTACACTACTCTAGGTCTCAAACAGGCATTCAAAATCACGCTCAGCATCATGAGCCATTTTAAGTGGAGAAAGATATATAGTTAAAATACAATTTGAGAATTATCGTCCTTAAGTTTCTAAAGATGTATTGTGTTATATGGGTGAAATGCCTCGTAGCCAGGAGCTCTGCTTCTATTCTAATATTTTGTGTCCTACTGTTTCTCACCCAGTagccagaatgattttttttttgaaataaaagtcaGATTATGATACTGCCTTGATTAAGACTTTTGCCTGAACTTTCATCATATcaagaataaaatccaaaaaattatttggtCCTCAGGATCCTCCAATATCAGACACTAGTAAGCTCTCCTTCAGAAACTTTCCCATGCACACTAGGTCTTCTAGGGACGTTggccttatatttttctttaagctccCATCTTAGCACCTTACACATTGTGTCCCCTCTACCCACGGTTGGAGTATTCTTTCTTGCAACAACCCAAGGCATGCTTCTATCTTTTTTTGAGGCAACCCTCTAAATGTTACTGATAAGAGAGGCTTTTCCTGGCCACACTATGATAGAATACCTAGGATTTCctctattttttgtgtttatttttaaattatttgaggcCTAGAatcttaaaatacattatatggcttctaaaatacacatttaagtataaaacacataaaataaatgtacacataCTACGTGAGACAGCTCAAAAAGGTAAGATCATCTTAAACATTATTGTGAAATGAAAACACCAATTTATCTATCTCTCAGATCATGATAGagacaaataaaatgtggcatacccatattataaaatatgttgctgtaaaaagaaatgaaatgttaatACACGCAACATAAATAAagtcaaaaaccataaaaacaacaaaaattgtaaTTGGTGAAAGAAACATCATAAGTTGTATGATTCAATTTGTATGAAATATGTAGATAGAATAATCGACAGAGAAGGAAAGCAAATTGGTGTTAGCCTAGGGCTAAGGGGTCATGGGAAGTGACTTCTATAccattatgatttcttttatgttgatcaaaatgttctaaaattatataaCAGTGATTGCTTCATGACTGTAAGCATACTAAATACATTAGGATTTTATACTTTAAGTAGGTGGGTTTTATGCTATGGAAGTTAAATTATCAAATCTGTTACAATAatgatagtaaaaataaatttttcagtgAGAAAAAAGATATACTTTGGGGCATTTTAGATattgagttaaaatattttattctatgatTTCAAGTTTATCCTTCCTTTCCATTGTGGATTGATTatgtcaaatttattttaaaatgtcttattatgtatattactttaaatttttttgtgtagaaaattatttcaataattggTTATTCATTAAATGTATGTggttcaaataaaatttttgaataacaactcaaaaataaaagcagatttcAGAttgtttaaatcatttaaattctttcaaaatcAGTCTCTTATAAAAAGGATAAGAGCCATACTCACTATTGACAAGAGAACCTATCTATAAATACCACCGAGTAAAGAAAAAGTGATACTCACAAAGGGTCATTAATTACTGTTTTCAGTGCATGGAGTAAGTCTGTACTCGACATTGTGTTGAAGTCCAGACTAACAGCTGCGCCCTTGGCCTTCATGTGTGCAATGTTATCAAGCTGATCTGCAAACAATGGAACGCCCACCATGGGAATTCCATGGTAGATCGCCTCGTAGATGCCATTGGCTCCACCATGAGTTATAAAAGCTCTGGTTTTTGGATGACCTAGGATTGGATGAATTTTAGCAAAATTATTCataggaataaaatgagaaatgcacGATAGAAGAATATGAATGTGGCAGTGTTTCCTAGATAACACACTgaactgaaataaaattgttttcagacTTCAGAGGAAGGAGCACCTACTTCTGCTGGAGATGTAAGTGAAGGCTATGTAGTGTGTTCAACTTCAGGccaaaaaaataatacaagattACCAGTTGGACTAACAAAAAAGTGCAATTTAGATAAGGAAACACAAtgtgcaaaaaggaaaaagcacaGAAAAGGGATGGGCATGTAAGAatgtgttcttgttttttgttttgttttgttttaatggagatagaatctccctctgttgccagggtgcagtgcagtggtgcaatcttggctcactgcaacctccacctcctgcgttcaggcaat encodes the following:
- the UGT2B4 gene encoding UDP-glucuronosyltransferase 2B4 isoform X3, which produces MAKAEIWLIRNYWDFQFPHPLLPHVELVGGLHCKPAKPLPKEMEEFVQSSGDNGVVVFSLGSMISNMSEERANVIASALAKIPQKVLWRFDGNKPDTLGLNTQLYKWLPQNDLLGHPKTRAFITHGGANGIYEAIYHGIPMVGVPLFADQLDNIAHMKAKGAAVSLDFNTMSSTDLLHALKTVINDPLYKENAMKLSSIHHDQPVKPLDRAVFWIEFVMRHKGAKHLRVAAYDLTWFQYHSLDVIGFLLACVATVIFIITKCLFCVLKFVRTGKKGKRD